CCATCACTACCGAAAGAGATGAGATCGTACCCGTACCGGTCGTGGTTACCGGGGCGAACATAGATATAAGGATTGCCCCACGGATCTTCCGTGATCGGGATCTGAATATAGGGCTCTACCCAGTTTATGGGTCTTGGGGGTGCTTCAGGCCTCTCCCAGAGTGCCTTTAATCCCTGTTCAGTTGACGGATAATCGCCATTATCTTTGGCGTACCTATCCAGAGCGATACCAAGCGTTTCAATATCCTCAGCGGCTTGTGCTTGCAACGCTCGCCCCGCCTGTCCGAGCAGCCGAGGTGCCAAAAGGACAGCCGCAATAATTCCGAGAACGATGACGACAATTAAGATTTGTATTGATGTTAATCCTGCTTGTTTAGAATCGATCGATTTCACGTATTTTCCTCCACTAACCTAACATAGCAAATTGGCTATCGGCTTCCAGCCATTTTTTAAGTGTAGCACATCCGCCGAATTCTGTCAATCTTAAAAAATCCTTGACAGTTCCGACCAGGCGGTATATCATGACGTATTAGATTTACCATGCTCATGATGTCTGGAACACTGTCCTACCCATAAGGCATTGAGGGAGGTCCTCGGTTTCACCCATAAAAACGCCGGGGCTTCACAATTCACAATTCTTTTCACAGATAGATACCAAAACCTTAGAACAGACGTTGATTCGGTGGGCGCCTCATGCGCTACAGCGCATCCAGACGACCTCGCAAGAAGGAAGGTGAACGTATGACTCTACCCAAGAAGGTGCTTGTTATCTGAAAATAAATTTGACTTTCTTCTAAAAATAGGGTATATCTATAATACATCGTGGCGGTGGATACAATCTTCCGCTTAGCACAGACATTTCTGAATGGTAAGGAATCTATGAGACAGTGGAGGGATTCGGGCATGGCAGGTATAACATCAAGTTTTGACTTGCAAGCTGCGTCAAAAAGGGTTTGCATTGTCGGTACAATGGACACGAAGGGTTTGGAATTCGCGTTTATCAAAACACAGATAGAAGCAACCGGGACCTCAACGTACGTTATGAATACGGGTATATTGGGAGAACCCGGATTAACACCGGATGTTTCTGCAGATGAGGTCGCGCAAGCAGGGGGTTCGTCGCTTCAGGCATTGAGAGATGAAGGAGACCGAGGTAACAGTGTCGCTGTAATGGCACAGGGTGCTGCTACCCTCATTGCTGAAAAACAGGCGGCAGGCGAAATTGACGGGATTATTTCACTTGGTGGTTCCGCAGGCACTACCATCGGCACCACGGCGATGCAGGCAGTTCCAGTGGGTGTCCCGAAAATTATGGTATCGACCTTGGCATCGGGCGACACGAGTCCGTATGTTCAATCCAAAGACATAACGATGATGTACTCTGTTGTGGACATCGCCGGTATTAACCGATTGTCACGGCAGATTCTCGCCAACGCCGCTGGCGCGATTGTTGGAATGGTCAACGCGGAAATGCCGGAGGCAACGGCGGACAAACCTCTCATCGCGGCGACGATGTTCGGTGTGACAACGCCATGCGTTACAAAAGCGATGGAAATTCTTGAAGCCGCTGGCTATGAAGTTCTCGTCTTTCACGCAACCGGCACGGGTGGGCAAGCGATGGAAGATCTCGTCAAAGGGGGTTTTCTCGCCGGTGTGTTAGATGTGACAACAACCGAGCTTGCTGATGAATTGGTCGGTGGGGTACTCAGTGCCGGTCCCGATCGATTGGAAGCCGCCGGAGAATCTGGACTGCCTCAAGTTATTGCGCCGGGTGCCTTGGATATGGTGAATTTCGGTCCCCCCGATACAGTGCCAGAGCAGTTCGGCGATCGGTTGTTCTATCAGCACAACCCAACTGTGACACTGATGCGGACAACCGCTGAAGAGACTGCTGAACTCGGACGCATCATGGCGCGTAAACTCAGTGAAGCACAGGGACCTACAACAGTTATTATTCCGACCCAAGGTGTATCTGCGATTGACAAAACAGGGCAACCCTTCGACTCCCCCGAAGCGCGTACCGCATGGAGCGAGAATCTGAAGGCACACATCGGTGACAATGTAACGGTTATTGAGATGGACGCTCACATCAATGACGACGCGTTCGCAACAAAACTCGTAGAAACGTTGTTAGCGGGTATAAGGAAAAATTAAAAACTGACCAGTGATTTATGTGATGGGCCTTGAGAAAATACCAAAGACCACAGCCTGCAACAATACGCAGAAATACGCAGAAATACGCAGAAACGCCCAAGCAAAAACTTTCTTCGTATTGGATTTCAGCGTTCGCAAAAACACGCAGGCAGATTTACGGCGGCTAACATTGTTTAATCAATCCACCTGACCGAACCGCAAGGAATAATTAAAAAATGGCGAAAACTTATAGGACACTCACCCAAGCAGATATTAACCATTTTATTCAGAAGGGACATGTCATCTTGAAAGACTGCTTTCCGCGCGAGTTGGCAGAAGAATGGCGAGCCTTCGCTTTTAAACGGCTCGGTTATGATCCAGATGACCCGATGACTTGGGAAGAACCCCGCGTTCATCTGCCCTCTATGAACAGGGTGCTGATTGAGGATGTTGCACCGAGGGCGTGGGATGCCATCTGTGATCTGCTCGGCGGTGAAGACAGGATTATCAATTTTTGGGGCGACTCAAAGCCGGGGTGGAGCGACGGTTTTATTATTAACTTTGGATTAGGCGCGGACACGCCTTGGCAACCGCCTTCTTCAGAAGTCGGTGGGTGGCATAAAGATGGCGATTTCTTTCGTCATTTCTTAGATAGCCCGGAGCAGGGTTTGCTCACAGTCGTCGTCTGGTCGGATATCTATCCAAAAAGTGGTGGGACATTTGTGGCGTGCGATTCAGTCCAGCATGTCGCACGGCGGCTGTATGAACATCCAGAAGGGTTGTTGCCTGGCGGTTTCGGTCAACTCATTGACAAATGCCAAGATTTTGTAGAAATCACGGGAAACGCAGGCGATGTGGTGCTGTTGCATCCATTCATCTTGCACGCCGCTTCGCAGAATCCTTCGGGACGCGCCCGTTTCATCACGAACCCGCCTGTTTCTCTCAAGGAACCGATGAATTTCAATCGTGAAAATCCAGACGATTTCTCACCGGTGGAGTTAGCGGTGCTGCACGGCTTACGGAAAGACCGCTTGGATTTCAAACCGACAGCACCGCGGGAACGCTTAGTACCGGAGCGCGTCAAGCGTCAGCAGAAGATGCTCGAAGAGCAGAAAAAGCGGCTTGAAGCTGATTCCAATTAATGAGAAGTCAGTGTCCGGTTCTCAATGCGCCAGTCCGTCATGTTGCGCATAAAATCTGACTTCCCGAATCACAATGTCCTCAAAGGGCACTTTAATTTTCTGCGTCAGAGGTTCTCGCTCGGCGTGTGCTAAATCCCGATTCGCGTGGATAGTCAGTTGCAGCCAACGCACGGGTCTGTTGATATCAATTCGGATAACCGCTCCATTTTCGGATCTCGCGATCTTGTGACTTCTGACAGGTTCAAACAGATGTTTTCCAGGATGATTTTCTGCGGGCGTTGTGTGTACCAAAAGACGGTAGATGTTTGAAACGGGATGTACCTCAATGTAGGCAATAGGGGTCAGCGTGTCAAGTTGAATCCACGCCTCAGTCTTATTTCTGCCTTCCAACCAGTCGCCATACCGTCTCGGAACAACTCCAGTCCGCCTCGTGCCACCTCCGCCAATGTAATCCTTTTCAACCATACCCTTTACCTTGAGGATACCGGTTGTGGCGAGGTTACCATCAACGAGTCTTGGATATGCCTCACATGACAGATGTGATGCGGCTATCCGTTTGGGAAGTGGCTGATATAAGGAGGCACAACCGATGAGGAAAAGGCACGTCAGACCTACGATCAACACAAATGGGGTTGTTGTGAAAATGCGGTTCATTTTTCAATCTCCTTTTCTCGTGAGTTGTTTGATAATTCACCAGAATTCTCAGCAGTTGGTAACGAAAAATCTCTTTCTCCGGTTTACATCCCACAGAAAAACAGAGGTATTCAGCCTATTGACCGCCACAACTTTCTTTCCAACCCCACCGAACTCCCTAACTACCGAAAAATGAAAGCCCCTGTCGAAACGATAGGGGCATTTATAGTGGATTACGAAAATAGATAGACACTTCAGCGAACAGCAAATGCGAAACACAAGGACGAATATAACTTAGGCATCAAACTGAGTTCGACTCTGACGACACGCCGTGCCTTTGCCCCGAATAATATCCGCTTGCTGCCACGTATCAACGGCACCGCAAATAGCATCACTCTCACCGAGACATTGTTTGAGTTCAGATTTTGTGAACCATTCACAACCCTTATCGGCGAGGACATTGATATCTAAGTTTTCGTCGGAAAAGCCGTAGATACGACAGATGCCCTCTTCCCCCTCAACATCCTCAATATACGACATCCAAGAGACGTCTAAACCGAGTTGGGTTTGGGTGAGATCTTGAAGTGAACCGATCCGTGCGCCGACATCCCAACCGACACCTTTCTCCTCTTCCCAACCTTCACCTCCCGGCAATTCCCAAGAATTTGTTTCGGCATCGCGGCGGAGCAAGAATTTCGATTCCTGACTCGATGAATCCTCAACCAGCAGACGCGTCGTTGCAATCGGCTTGTCAAAGCAAACGGGAATGAGACGCTTCCCATCGTCGCTCAATGCGTCCAACGCGGCGGGATTGTAAGGATAATACCCTGCGGCGGGCGGTGCGTCAATAGCACAATATTTATTGAAAATCCCACATCGGTCTTCAGTTGTGGTGCCAGGAGGTGCCTCGTGCCAGACATGCTCGTTGACGACAAGTAAGTCCCCTGCTTTGAGTTCGGGATCAATGAAATCGGGCAACTGCTCTCGATCGGGACGCGTGAGGTCCAAGATATGTGCATCCGGATCGATCACCTGTGTCAACTTGTGTGATTTGGGTGACACCAAGAAGGGACCGTACGCCGTATCGAAATCGGTCAGTGGAATGATAGCGAACACCCAATTCATCGATGAACCGACAGGTCGCCAGCGTTTGTAGTCGCAATGCGCCCTACCCCCTTTATCGCCGGATGTCCGCAAATACGCGACATAAGCAGTGAGATGCGCCGGTTGACCGAGCGCAGATTCCACGGCACCGATAACCGTCGGATGTTCGGCAATCTCGGTGAGTCCAGGGTCAGCGAGACGGTTGCCACTCACCGTATATTTCGCTGGCTCAGGGTATTTAAGCGTCGATGGATAGGCATCGCGTTTCACCTCTTCTTGGACGACGTGCCGAAGCTCATCTGCCTCTTTCGCGGATAAGACATTTCGCAGAATAACATAGCCGTCTTCATGATAATCGGCGATCTGCTGCTCACTGAGAGATGGGATTATTGTCATAATGCAAACTCCTCCTCTTTAGAATAGCAAGTTTTGGCTGGCAAGCCGCGCCACCGCTCATAGCAAGTTTTGGCTGGCAAGCCGCGCCAAAATTGGATGCTCCAAGACGGATGCGACCTCTGTCCAGGCTTCTTGGCTATTCTCATGTGACAGGTCGGGTGTGAAGCCAAAGTCAAGATAAACTTTGATTGCTGCCATACGTCCGGTTGACGTGCCGAGAAAACAGCGTTCGTGGGATTGTTTAAGACGCTCCATTGCTACGGTCATCATCGGTTTGGAAAGCCCACGTCCTTGGTAGTCAGGATGAATCACGACCCAGTGGATCTGTCCCCACACTTCTCCATCTATATCCTGCCACCACGCCGTGATTGTACCGATTTCCTCGCCTGCGTCCGTGGTTAGATAAAAACTTCTATCCTCCAGCACTGAAAGATGGCGTTCAAACTCGCGATCAAAAAGCCCGTCATCAATTTCAGCGTACGGTTCCCCCGCTTGCAGAATCCGCGTCCAGATATGTCCCTCATTCCGGCGATAATTTCGGATTGCAAATCCCTCTGGAATCGGGAATTGCGGGATATTCTCCATGTTCTCACGAATCATTCTGACACTATAGTTTTTCATCTTTTTAACTATACTTTGCGGGAGAACAACGCAGGTTTGAGCCAGAGACGTGCTTTCCTGAGTATCCGCTCTCCATTTCATTACGAGCTACAGATCCGATTTTTAATTATACCTTGCGGGAGAACAACGCAGCCACTTAGGTTAATATAGCATACGCTGTGGAAAGACGACAATGAAAAAATTATCCAATTTCCCAAAAACTCCGCAAAAAAGTGAAAATTAGGTATTAACTTTTTTGATTTTATGTCTATAATTAAAAGTAGAAGGTATACGCCGTGTGCTGTCACATCTAATGGCCTCTTCATCGTTGACGGCACAGGTAAATGGAGGGCATTGTCATGATTTGTGTGTCCGAACTTACGAAAATCTATGGTCGCACCGTCGCTGTTGACAACATCAGTTTTGAAATTCCGCCGGGTCAAATCGTCGGCTACCTGGGCCCAAACGGGGCAGGCAAATCGACTACTGTCAAAATGTTGGTTGGTATGCTACAACCGACGCGTGGGCAAATAGTCGTCGCGGGATGTGATAGTCAGACAAACAACATTGAACTCAAAAGACGCATCGGGTATGTCCCTGAAGACGCAATACTCTACGAGACGCTCACACCTGTTGAATATTTACAACTGGTCGGTCAACTGTATCATATGACTGAAAAATCGATTGCTGAGAAAATAGACGATTTTCTTGAGGTGTTTCAACTCACAAGGGCGGCACATCAACGGATTAGCAGTTTGTCAAAAGGGATGCGGCAGAAGGTGCTGATTATATCCGCGCTTCTCCATAATCCCGATGTCCTTTTCCTTGATGAACCCTTTAGCAACCTTGATGTCTCAACCGTGACACTGATGAAGAAAATTTTGCAAGATCTTGCTGGCATCGGAAAAACGATTCTCTATTGCACCCATATCCTGGACGTTGCCAAGAATATCTGCCACCGTGTTCTAATTCTAAATCGCGGAAAAATTGTGGCTGATGGGAGTATTGATGAACTCCGAGAGATGGCACATCGGACCTCTCTTGAGGAGATCTTCGCGCTCATGACGGAAGCAGACGAAGTTGATATCAAATCCGCCAGCGTCATTCATACCATGACGGAACACAGAGATGTTTAACAGATTCCTTAAAATCCTCGGTGCTGATCCGCATCAATATAGACTGTTGCTGAAGACTGATAGGCATGTGAAAGCGCGCAGGGAATCCTCAAAATCTTTTCTCAGTGATTCTCCCGCCCTATTGGTAGGCTTGTATGCGATTTCAAGTACATTTGTATCCTTCTCCGCTTTTGCCCTTGATAGTTTCAGTTTCACGCTCCTCACGCTGTTCGTCTCAATGACAATGCTGACGTTCACTGTCATCTCCCGACTTGAGGTGATTATCAATCCCACAGATTACCGGACGTTGGCGCATCTCCCCGTTTCATCGCGAACCTACTTTCTTGTGAAATTCACGCATGTCCTGCTTTACATAACTGTTTTCGCAGGGGTATTGAACTTTCCCCCAGCAATCTTAGGGATATGGTCAAAAAACGCACCGATGTTCTTTCCAGTGATTTATTTTCCCGTATCCTTCATGGCAGCGTTCTTCGTTGTCGGATTCATTTCAGCGTTCTATGGATATTTGATAAAACTGTATCGGTGGGAGAGATTCCGAAACCTCGTTGCATACTCGCAGTTGGTTCTCGCGATTTTGGTGCCGCTGTGTTTCTATCTGCTACCGCGTCTCATCTCAATTTTTCGCGTTGCGCTCGTTGATTGGAATCAGATTGGAGAATTGAAATGGGTTTATATCCTGCCGTGCAGTTGGTTTGCTGGGCTTGTCCATTTCATACTCGGAGAAACGCAGTCCCTCTTTTCATATTTGGCGATCCTATCTGTCCTCTCGACGGTTTTATTTGTCGTCCTCCCATTGGGACGGATCTCGCTGAAATACGCCGAACACATTTCGCTCTTGTTGGAGTCGCCGAATGCTATACGGAAAACAAACAGGGTAAGTAACCGTTTAACATCGTTCCTGAAAAATACCGAGACGCGAGCGGGTTTTCAACTCGTCTCTATCTATCTGAAAAGGGACCGTAATGTAAAAGTTAGAGCCTGCGCGATGATCGGAATTCCGCTGGCTTCCATTATTCCTATGATTCAGATGATTCCTGAACTCATGGGTCTTCCCTTTAGCATCGCGGTGGCAGTCGGCGTTCCTATCTATTCGTTCTATATCTGTGCGTTCCTTTTGAGTTATCTTCTCAGTATTCTCAAGTACTCAGAAGACTGGAAAGCTGCATGGATTTTCACAATTGCCCCGATGGAATCCCATGCTCATTTCTTTAAGGGTGTGAAGTTAGCAATTATCGCTTACTTCATCGCCCCTTACTTCATTATTTTCACCGGAATCTCTGTCCTTCTTTGGAGCCCTCTTTTGGCGGTGGTTTATATGTTACCGAGTCTCATCGGTTGTCTGTGTTATCTCTCATTCTACTGGGGATCAGTGACGACACTCCCTTTCTCACGAGAACCTCGAGAAAAAAAAGGGATGGACGACATTCTGACCTTTGCACTCGGTTTGATTATTTTTGGTGGGATTTTCGCCATTCACTATGTTGCGTATCAGTTTCACATCTATTTGTACATCGCTGTATACACCCTCACAATCGGAGTAGGCGTCATCCTTTTGAAAATAGGAGAACACCCCGCCAGAGGGCACCCTGTTAATGCATTATAAGAGCGTTTCAGAAACCGCTCCACCAAACAGCAAGGGAGGTTTTCATGTATCAGACATTGAAGATTCTCGCAAATATCATTGGTAAACCGAAGGCAGCGTTTCGGGTGCTAAAGGATCAACCCGACTGGTTCAAAACGTTTATCATCATTGCTCTGGTGTCTATTGGCATTGCGTGGGCGGTTTTGCCGTTTTCACAACAGGTTGGACACGCCAAAATGCTTGAATCCGGTCTTGATGCACCGCAAATCGAACAAAATCAAACAACGGTAGAGAAATTGAGCTTTCTAACCCGTCTCTTCACGCCGTTTTCATTGCTCCTCAAATGTTTGGTTTCTGCTGGTATCCTCTATTTCGGCTCCCAATTTCTCGGGAGCCAGCAGGCGTTGAAATTTAAGTCTATGTTCGCTGTTACGGTGCACACGGAATTAATTCTGGTCCTTTCACATCTCATCAATGCAGCGTTGTTGTTATCTTTTAAGGATATTAATGATGTCCAAAAGCCCATAGACCTCCAAATGATTCCGGGACTTCATTTTCTGTTTGGGGACCACCCACTCGGAGTTCTGAAACTGACGCTTCTGAGTCAGGTTACTCCATTTGCTATCTGGTATCTTATCGTTCTTTCACTGGGAGTCGCAATTGTTGCTGATCTGAAAAGAAAAAGAGTGGAGTGGTTAGTCGTGTTGGTCTGGTTGGTAGATATCGGTTTTCGGGTGGCAGTCTCTGCACTTTAAACAGGCAGGGCGATTTAGTTTTCATATTGTCTGAATCACGGATTCTCGCGGATTAAGCGGATTGACGCGGATTTTTAGATATTCGCCATCTGAAAACCATTGGTGATATAGGGGCTTTTCCAGAGAACTAATGCCCCTGTTAAACAGAAGGATTCAATTGCCCTTTCGGGGACTGTGTGATATAATATATCTATTATGGCAAGATCGCCCGCCCTTACTCCAATCTATACTATAGGCTATGGAAGCCGTTCGATTGCGGAACTCATCAAAGTCCTACATCAGCATGAGATCGCTTACCTCATTGATGTTCGCTCCGCCCCGTATTCACGCTACAAGCCAGAATTCTCCAAAGCCGCGTTAGCGAAGGAACTCGAACAACACGGCATCCGTTACGTATTTATGGGAGACACGCTCGGTGGTAGACCGGACGACGAAACGTGTTACGTCAACGGCAGACTTGATTACGAAAAGGTTAAGGAGAGGGAATACTACCAACGCGGCATTGAACGCCTGCACACCGCCTTCTTGCAACAACACTCTGTTGTCTTGATGTGCAGTGAGGGGAAGCCGGAGGAGTGTCACCGATGCAAACTCATCGGCACAAGTCTTACAACACAGGACATACCGGTCATTCACATCGATGAAAACGATGAGCAAGTGACACAGCAGAAGGTCATTGAACGTCTGACAGGCGGGCAATTGTCGATGTTTGGCGAAGAGACGTTTCATTCCCGGAAAAAATACACTTAATTCTACCCACTATGAAAATCAAAATTGTTACCATTGGCGTATACGGCTTTGACGAATCCGGTTTTTTTGAGGCACTCTGCCAAGCAGAGGTGGATACGTTTTGCGATATTCGCAGTCGGCGTGGTCTCCGCGGTGCGACTTATGCATTCGCCAACAGTATGAGATTGCAAGCGCGTCTGTCAGAACTCGGCATCCGATATATTTACCGAAAGGACCTCGGTCCGACGAAAACCGTCCGAGAGAAACAGGCAGCAGCAGATAAAGCAAGCAAAACCACTAAACGCAAACGCACCACATTAGGAGAAGCATTTATTGAAGCCTATCATACTGAGTGCCTTGCCGAGTTTGAACCCCAAAGTCTGCTGGATGAACTGGAATCGGATGCCAAAATCGTCGCCCTCTTTTGTGTCGAAACCGCACCGGAGGCATGTCACCGCTCATTGGTAGCGGCGAAACTGGCGAAAACACTCGATGTGGAGGTCGAAGACATTTTACCGTGAGAGTCCTCATTGTTGCGAAAACCCGAATGGGAAGCGGTGCGTGCATTGGCGCGATTACAGAAAAAGGGGAAAGCGTCCGACTTATTCCCTTTAATGCTGACCCGCGTGAGGGAGCAAACAAAGAATATGAAGTTGGCGAGATTTGGAAGATTATTGGCGAGCCTGAAATTTCCTTGATTCCACCACATAATGAAAACTTTGTTGTTGATAAAAAATCGCGCATTCACAAGACGAAAGACACAAGAGATTTGATAAGTGCAATTGAGCTCTTGATGCCGCCGAAATCTGGGGATCCACGCCAGTTGTATGAAGGTTTGTTACAAACTACAAGCATCGGATCGCTCTACGTTCCGCCTGGGCATGATGTTCCACCTTACAGTACCATGTTTTGGAGAACGAACAAGGAACTCACTCTCGAGACAGAGAAAAAGAAGAATCTATGCTACCGTTATCCTACGGAAAATGGAGGTTGCACGCTCACCTTCGTCGGTTTTCAAAAACCACTTGAAACCATTCCAGCAGGTACACTTCTACGTGTTTCACTTGCACATTGGTGGCGACCAAAAAATAGACCACACACTGAACTACGTTGTTATGTGCAACTCTCAGGCTGGTTTCTTGAAGAAGAAAGACAAGAAAAAGTAATATCCTTACCGGAACGAAGACAACCACCACAAACGGAGACACCATCTTTAGAGGTTCTCAAGAACGTTTTTGGACATGAACAATTTCTTCCATTCCAAGAAGAGATCATTGAACACATTCGTAAAGGAAAGGATGCCTTGGTTGTTCTCCCGACAGGTGGTGGAAAGTC
Above is a window of Candidatus Poribacteria bacterium DNA encoding:
- the gspG gene encoding type II secretion system protein GspG, with translation MKSIDSKQAGLTSIQILIVVIVLGIIAAVLLAPRLLGQAGRALQAQAAEDIETLGIALDRYAKDNGDYPSTEQGLKALWERPEAPPRPINWVEPYIQIPITEDPWGNPYIYVRPGNHDRYGYDLISFGSDGVEGGTGEAEDIVSWIRRDE
- a CDS encoding UPF0261 family protein — protein: MAGITSSFDLQAASKRVCIVGTMDTKGLEFAFIKTQIEATGTSTYVMNTGILGEPGLTPDVSADEVAQAGGSSLQALRDEGDRGNSVAVMAQGAATLIAEKQAAGEIDGIISLGGSAGTTIGTTAMQAVPVGVPKIMVSTLASGDTSPYVQSKDITMMYSVVDIAGINRLSRQILANAAGAIVGMVNAEMPEATADKPLIAATMFGVTTPCVTKAMEILEAAGYEVLVFHATGTGGQAMEDLVKGGFLAGVLDVTTTELADELVGGVLSAGPDRLEAAGESGLPQVIAPGALDMVNFGPPDTVPEQFGDRLFYQHNPTVTLMRTTAEETAELGRIMARKLSEAQGPTTVIIPTQGVSAIDKTGQPFDSPEARTAWSENLKAHIGDNVTVIEMDAHINDDAFATKLVETLLAGIRKN
- a CDS encoding phytanoyl-CoA dioxygenase family protein; the protein is MAKTYRTLTQADINHFIQKGHVILKDCFPRELAEEWRAFAFKRLGYDPDDPMTWEEPRVHLPSMNRVLIEDVAPRAWDAICDLLGGEDRIINFWGDSKPGWSDGFIINFGLGADTPWQPPSSEVGGWHKDGDFFRHFLDSPEQGLLTVVVWSDIYPKSGGTFVACDSVQHVARRLYEHPEGLLPGGFGQLIDKCQDFVEITGNAGDVVLLHPFILHAASQNPSGRARFITNPPVSLKEPMNFNRENPDDFSPVELAVLHGLRKDRLDFKPTAPRERLVPERVKRQQKMLEEQKKRLEADSN
- a CDS encoding phytanoyl-CoA dioxygenase family protein — its product is MTIIPSLSEQQIADYHEDGYVILRNVLSAKEADELRHVVQEEVKRDAYPSTLKYPEPAKYTVSGNRLADPGLTEIAEHPTVIGAVESALGQPAHLTAYVAYLRTSGDKGGRAHCDYKRWRPVGSSMNWVFAIIPLTDFDTAYGPFLVSPKSHKLTQVIDPDAHILDLTRPDREQLPDFIDPELKAGDLLVVNEHVWHEAPPGTTTEDRCGIFNKYCAIDAPPAAGYYPYNPAALDALSDDGKRLIPVCFDKPIATTRLLVEDSSSQESKFLLRRDAETNSWELPGGEGWEEEKGVGWDVGARIGSLQDLTQTQLGLDVSWMSYIEDVEGEEGICRIYGFSDENLDINVLADKGCEWFTKSELKQCLGESDAICGAVDTWQQADIIRGKGTACRQSRTQFDA
- a CDS encoding GNAT family N-acetyltransferase — translated: MKWRADTQESTSLAQTCVVLPQSIVKKMKNYSVRMIRENMENIPQFPIPEGFAIRNYRRNEGHIWTRILQAGEPYAEIDDGLFDREFERHLSVLEDRSFYLTTDAGEEIGTITAWWQDIDGEVWGQIHWVVIHPDYQGRGLSKPMMTVAMERLKQSHERCFLGTSTGRMAAIKVYLDFGFTPDLSHENSQEAWTEVASVLEHPILARLASQNLL
- a CDS encoding ABC transporter ATP-binding protein, with product MEGIVMICVSELTKIYGRTVAVDNISFEIPPGQIVGYLGPNGAGKSTTVKMLVGMLQPTRGQIVVAGCDSQTNNIELKRRIGYVPEDAILYETLTPVEYLQLVGQLYHMTEKSIAEKIDDFLEVFQLTRAAHQRISSLSKGMRQKVLIISALLHNPDVLFLDEPFSNLDVSTVTLMKKILQDLAGIGKTILYCTHILDVAKNICHRVLILNRGKIVADGSIDELREMAHRTSLEEIFALMTEADEVDIKSASVIHTMTEHRDV
- a CDS encoding DUF1282 domain-containing protein; protein product: MYQTLKILANIIGKPKAAFRVLKDQPDWFKTFIIIALVSIGIAWAVLPFSQQVGHAKMLESGLDAPQIEQNQTTVEKLSFLTRLFTPFSLLLKCLVSAGILYFGSQFLGSQQALKFKSMFAVTVHTELILVLSHLINAALLLSFKDINDVQKPIDLQMIPGLHFLFGDHPLGVLKLTLLSQVTPFAIWYLIVLSLGVAIVADLKRKRVEWLVVLVWLVDIGFRVAVSAL
- a CDS encoding DUF488 domain-containing protein — its product is MARSPALTPIYTIGYGSRSIAELIKVLHQHEIAYLIDVRSAPYSRYKPEFSKAALAKELEQHGIRYVFMGDTLGGRPDDETCYVNGRLDYEKVKEREYYQRGIERLHTAFLQQHSVVLMCSEGKPEECHRCKLIGTSLTTQDIPVIHIDENDEQVTQQKVIERLTGGQLSMFGEETFHSRKKYT
- a CDS encoding DUF488 domain-containing protein, encoding MKIKIVTIGVYGFDESGFFEALCQAEVDTFCDIRSRRGLRGATYAFANSMRLQARLSELGIRYIYRKDLGPTKTVREKQAAADKASKTTKRKRTTLGEAFIEAYHTECLAEFEPQSLLDELESDAKIVALFCVETAPEACHRSLVAAKLAKTLDVEVEDILP